AAAGTTGGTGAGGAAGATCGCTTCTTCGACAGCGGTGTTGCCGCCGCCGACGACCAGCACTTTCTTGCCGCGGTAGAAGAAGCCATCGCAGGTGGCGCAGGCCGAAACGCCGAAGCCCTGGAAATGCTGTTCGGATGGCAGGCCCAGCCATTTGGCTTGCGCGCCGGTGGCGATGATCAGCGCGTCGCAGGTGTAAGTGACGCCGCTATCGCCGACGAGCTTGATGGGCTTGGATTTCAGTGTGACGGAGGTGATCGTGTCATTGATCACTTCAGCGCCCATATGTTCGGCCTGGGCGCGCATGTCGTCCATCAGCTGCGGGCCCTGGATGCCCTTGGCGAAGCCGGGATAGTTTTCCACGTCGGTGGTGATGGTGAGCTGGCCGCCCGGTTGCGTGCCGGCGATCACCAGCGGCTTCACCATGGCGCGCGCGGCGTAAATGGCGGCCGTGTAACCGGCGGGGCCGGAGCCCAAAACGATGACGCGCGAATGCCGGGTGGAAGACATGACAGACCTCAAAACAGGGAAGAGAGCTATGAGAAATTAACATAGCTCAGATTCCATTTGGTTCAAGGGGGAGGGCGGCTTTTCGACAGGCGAAGTGAACGATTTGGGGTGAAAAAGCAGCGAATTCAAGTGAGGTGGATTTGCCGGAGGCGTGCGGTAAAAGAGGCTCATGCAGCCGCATTTAACCCCGGAGTCACAAGCCTTTGCCCGCCTTCTGGCCGAAAGCTTCACGCATTGGACCGGGCGGGATTTGCTCACCCTCCAAATGTCCGTCACCCCGGCGAAGGCCGGGGCCCCGCTTCAACGCGCCGCGCAGCCAGCGGAGCCGCCCCTCCTGAGTCGCGACCACGCCGCCCCGGCGGAGGCGCTCTACACCGCGCCCTTCGCCCTCGTGGCGCATGGCACCGAACCCGATCCCATCTTCTGCTACGCCAACCGCGCCGCACAGGCGCTGTGGGAGATGGACTGGGCGGCCTTCACCCAGCTGCCCTCGCGCATGAGTGCCGAACCCGCCAGCGCCATCCAGGATGACCGCAACCGCCTGATGGCCGCCGCCCTCGCGAACGGCTGGATCGCCGACTACAGCGGCATCCGCGTGAGCGCCACGGGCCGGAGGTTCGAGATCAGGGACACAGTGCTGTGGAATGTGGTGGACGGGGCAGGCAAGAGATGGGGGCAAGCGGCGCGGGTGGGGGAGTCGGTAAAGCTCCTCGCACAGCAGAGATTATGATTGGCTGGAGGTAGCTTCTAGTTTGTTTCGTCAAATTTAGATAATTCTCTGCAGTATTCCCATCCGTGCTTCTCGCACCAAACGCTGCCAAGAGAGTGTCCAAGATCAAAATCGAAAAGTTCATCTTTTGACAAATCGACCTCGGTCCAAAGAACGCCTGGCTTTCCGTTTGCACTTCCGCAGCCACAAGAAACAAGTGCTTTGTCGGCTTTCAGCTTCGCGTGGAAGCGATTTGAAACAAGCAAAACATCTCCATTCGTCCGGCTAGCTAATTTGGCAGCCATATTGATGGGTTTTCCAGCCCACACCTCATTTTGACGGTCGGTACGATCTCCATGAAACTTGAGTCCTAGTTTCCGGACCAATACCGTCTTTTGGTCAATTCCAAAGTGCCCTCCGATTTCTATTCCGGTGAGTTCCTTGGCCTTTGGTGTGAAATATTTTTTTACAAATGATTTTATGGTGACCATTGCTGCCAATGCAGTGTGTGGCCGATCAGAATCAAAAAGCGCGAATACACCATCGCCTTTTATGTCGATGTAAGGGGCATCAAATTCGTGAAAAATTCTGACCGCTGTATTAGTGAAGTATCTATACAGCTTGGCGGTAGAATTTGGGTGAGCTGATGCGCTCAACTTTGTTGATCCAACCATATCAACGTAACACGCATTCACATCGGGAATTTTGAGCCACGCACTCGGATTAACGATTGGGATTTGATCAGTGGAAGGGATTTTGTTGCGGTCTGTAATGCCGACCGCCAATTTTACGATCTTGCTCTCGTCGTCAATTATTTCTTGGAGTGGATCTGGCAACTGGGCCTCTCGAAGGCCGGCTGCTTCCATCAGAAACTCTTTAAAACTTTTCATCGAAATATTTC
This genomic interval from Aestuariivirga litoralis contains the following:
- the trxB gene encoding thioredoxin-disulfide reductase; this translates as MSSTRHSRVIVLGSGPAGYTAAIYAARAMVKPLVIAGTQPGGQLTITTDVENYPGFAKGIQGPQLMDDMRAQAEHMGAEVINDTITSVTLKSKPIKLVGDSGVTYTCDALIIATGAQAKWLGLPSEQHFQGFGVSACATCDGFFYRGKKVLVVGGGNTAVEEAIFLTNFASEVTVIHRRNEFKAEKVMQNRLFAHPKIKVIWDTELADVVGEHSPKSVHTAKLRNVKTGAETLLPVDGIFVAIGHKPSTELFEGQLPFKNGGYLVTEGGWTTQTAIPGVFAAGDVTDDVYRQAVTAAGMGCMAALEAEKYLHAQDSIKQAAE
- a CDS encoding MEKHLA domain-containing protein; protein product: MQPHLTPESQAFARLLAESFTHWTGRDLLTLQMSVTPAKAGAPLQRAAQPAEPPLLSRDHAAPAEALYTAPFALVAHGTEPDPIFCYANRAAQALWEMDWAAFTQLPSRMSAEPASAIQDDRNRLMAAALANGWIADYSGIRVSATGRRFEIRDTVLWNVVDGAGKRWGQAARVGESVKLLAQQRL